In Theropithecus gelada isolate Dixy unplaced genomic scaffold, Tgel_1.0 HiC_scaffold_881, whole genome shotgun sequence, the DNA window CAGAGTGAAACATAAGCTGCTTTCACACCAAACTGCCTGGGACCAAAAGCTGTTACTTATCCATGTAAACATTTGGGGGGCtgaacgtggtggctcacgcctgtcatcccagcattttgggaggctgaggcgggccgatcacttgaggtcaggagtttgagactagcctgatcaatgtggtgaaactgtgtccctattaaaaatacaaaaattagccaggcatggtggcgcgtgcctgtaatcccagctacttgggagacagaggcaggagaatcgcttgatcccaggaggttgaggctgcagtgagccactgcactccaaccggggccacagagcaaggccctgtctcaaaaacaaaacaagacaaaatgaaaaaactcAAGAAAACAGTTGGGGTATGTAGATAACATGGGGCCAAGTTCTCCAAACTACCAGGCTGGCGTCCCAGGCAGTGCAGGGCAACAGGTCCCTGGCACTGACTGCTGGAGGGAGCTTGACTGACTCACAGTCAGGGCTCCACTTCCAACAGCTCTCTTCAGACCTAGGCGTTGACCGCCAGGTCAGACCTGGCTGCCAGACCTGGTCTAGTGCTCCCCACACTGACCCAGGATGGCCAACCCAGAGCCAATCCTATTCAGGATTTGCAGACCTCGAAGGTCCTACTCTTTCCTCAGACCCTGTTCTTTGTCTGAAAAGCCTGGGGTGGAGCCTTAAGATTCCTTTCCCCATcctggggagggagaagagggaaccTGGGGGAGGGAGTGCCTTGGCCTGGGCACCTGCAGAGACTGAGACACGGCAGCTGGGGctgggtggaggggtggggtggcAATGAGCCGGCAGGCACCCACCCTATGTtatgatttcaaaaattatttcaaaaatcttGTGAGTTGAATGTTGTTTTTCTATTCGATGGGTAAAGGCCGGAGAGCTCTGGGACATGCCCAGGGTCGCATAGCTTGTGAATGAGCAGGCTGGAAGCCTAAACCAGGTCTGTCTGCCAATTTGTGGCCACAGAGGActtcctccccacctcacccccaggGCTGGAGGGTCACAGGCAGGGCTAACCAGACTAGCACAGGTTTGCAGCCCAGGAAGTGTCcatgggggaaggaaggggaaaggaacaGTAAGGTCTGCGGAGCTCTCTGCTCTGGGGCCCTAATTAGGTTGCACATTTGGCTCCGGgacctcagtttctgcatctctCTGCAAAGGGTCCAGGATTAGCATCTACAGGTCCCAGCAGGAagtggggatggagagagaatgagtgaataaatgcatgaatgggGAAGTGCTTTGCGAACAGTGCGGTTGGAAGCCGGATTCAAGAGTTGAAGTCGAAGGCCACCCCCCCGCCCACATCACAATACTCCCTCTGCCCCACCACACTCCCCGCCATGGGAGGACAAACCTCCGGGGGTGGGGTGCATTTGAGAGTTCTAGGAGGATCCTTGCAGGTCCCTGAGCTTCTCTGGCCAACAATAGTGACCTCACTTTGCCAGCTCCCCAAAGACCACACAGGCGGGGGCAGATATTTGGGGCCTCTGTTTATTGACAGGCACAAACAAAGGCCAGCGCAGCACTAGGCTCAGCGGTACTTTTCCGTCAACACCACGGCCACACCAGTCAGGAACTTGTCCCACGCCGCTTGCATTTCCACGGTGAACTCGTCCTGCAGGTGGGAGGCCAGCACGACGTGGAAACACTGGATTAGCAGCTGCAGGAGAAGCGGCCTGTGAGACGGGGTCTGTCCCTCTAGGGATCCCCGGAGCTCCCCCGCGGAGCTCCCCCGGCTGCGCGCTGCACCATTGCCCCGGCCGGAAAGGGCTCACCGGAAAGTTGGCTGGGTCCACGCGCAGCACGAGCGCGTGCAGGTCCGCCAGTGGGCTCAGCGCGGCTCGCAGGTGGTCCATGTGCTGCACCGCCGCGCCCACCGCCGCCAGCATGCGCTGCCCATGGCTCAGCAGCTGCGTCGCGTCCTGGCAGGAGCTCAAGTGCGGGAAGTAGACCTTGGTGCTGGGGTATACTGTGAAGAGCCTGCAGGACCAGGTCGGTGACCGGGGAGGAGGGCGGCTGCGTGGGACTTCACTAGCGCCCACACCGCCCAGAGCCCCGGGGATCCGCATCGGAGGGACCTTGGATGGCGTTGGCGGCCCACGCGGCCAACACCCTCATCTCCACCTCCCTGAGCTCCCGGAGACCCCGCCTTTACCGACCTGAGCAGCAGCTCCGCCCCGAATTGCGCCTCGTGGCCCGCGATCAGGTCCCAGACCTGCGCGATTTGGGCGCGCTCCTGGGCGCTGAGCATGGCGCCGCCTGACGTGCTCTTGGGGCCGCACCCGCCGCCCTGGGCTCCTTATAGAGACTCCGAGCACCCCGCCTGTCCTTATCGGCCCGAGAGCGGCGGGAACGCGGGGACTCTCGGCCTGCGCCGGGAACGTAGCCAGTCCGGGTTCCTGCCGACATGGAGGCCCCGACCTCCGGGATCCCAGGGTTTCTGGCACTGACTCACGCTGTCCTGCGTGGGTACCTTTACTCCAGACTTCAGGGGCGTCTGTAATTACTCCCTCGGGCAAAGTTACTGGTGTGCCAGAAGGGAGCCCATGGGAGGAGCCGGAGAGAGAACGCGGGGCAGGAAACCCCTACTCTCTTAGGAGTCGGGGAGGGACAGGCCTCAGGGACCCCCGCAGCTGCCAGAATCCCGGGATTCGGACTTCAGGCTTTGTGGAAAAGTTCCCTGAGTCCCGACACGCTCCCGACACGCTCAGCGAAGTGACAATCTTTGGGCGATATGGGAAGCTGGGAGCCGCACAAACGCCCGGAGACGCCGTGGGCTGGCCCGGGACTGCTCCGCTCCACCCGGGCTGCAGCTCCGGTGCTCAGGGCAAGAACCTCCCCAAAGCGCCCCCCACGTGACCCCCAGGCCGCGACGTCAGCGGGGACGACCGCGTTCCTGCAAAGCCCCCGGACCCGTCACTCAgcttctccccttcttccctccagTACTGAGAACACAGAGCCCAGATCGCTCCGTCCTCATCCATTTATTGGAGTCAGGGCAGGAATTGTGGGAGGGtgaagggcaggggaggggccgCAGCCTGTGCTGGGGGTCCCGGAGGCCGCGCTCAGCGGTACTTCTCGGTCAGGACAGAGGATACGACCGCTAGGAACTTGTCCCAGGCGGCGTGGGCCTCGGCCGTGAAGTCGGCGGGGAAGCGCGCGGCCAGGGTGACCAGCAGGCAGTGG includes these proteins:
- the HBM gene encoding hemoglobin subunit mu → MLSAQERAQIAQVWDLIAGHEAQFGAELLLRLFTVYPSTKVYFPHLSSCQDATQLLSHGQRMLAAVGAAVQHMDHLRAALSPLADLHALVLRVDPANFPLLIQCFHVVLASHLQDEFTVEMQAAWDKFLTGVAVVLTEKYR